The Flexivirga oryzae genome has a segment encoding these proteins:
- the carB gene encoding carbamoyl-phosphate synthase large subunit has protein sequence MPKRNDIKSVLVIGSGPIVIGQACEFDYSGTQACRVLREEGLRVILVNSNPATIMTDPEFADATYVEPITPEVVETIIAKERPDAVLATLGGQTALTTAIALQDAGVLEKYGCPLIGASFEAIQLGENRELFKGVVDHVGAESARSYICHTMDECLSAAEELGYPMVVRPSFTMGGLGSGFAWNEEDLLRMAGSGLHDSPTHEVLLEESILGWKEYELEIMRDRADNVVVVCSIENLDPMGVHTGDSITVAPALTLTDREYQKMRDIGIAVIREVGVETGGCNIQFAVNPEDGRIIVIEMNPRVSRSSALASKATGFPIAKIAAKMAIGYTLDEVPNDITRETPASFEPTLDYVVVKVPRFAFEKFPAADPTLTTTMKSVGEAMAIGRNFTEALQKALRSLERNGATFHWDPDNAPSRQMGEALLEQAGTPTDGRIVLVQQALRAGLSVEEVHEGTKIDPWFLDQIQLINKVAGIIADADQLTPELLQLAKRHGFSDAQIAQLARMPEAVVRGLRYALGVRPVYKTVDTCAAEFAAQTPYYYSSYDQESEVLPRERPAVIILGSGPNRIGQGVEFDYSCVHASFALQDKGFDTIMINCNPETVSTDYDTSSRLYFEPLTLEDVLEVVHAEQQAGPIAGVIVQLGGQTPLGLAQALKDAGVPIVGTSPEAIDLAEDRGAFGRVLAEAELPSPKHGTAYSVDEALVVAREIGYPVLVRPSYVLGGRGMEIVYDDETLTDYVSRATRASSDHPVLVDRFLDDAVEIDVDALFDGTDMYLGGIMEHIEEAGIHSGDSACTLPPVTLGAQEIERVRTSTRLLAEGVGVRGLINVQYALAHDTLYVLEANPRASRTVPFVAKSTGVPLAKAAARVMLGESIQELRDDGLLPLAGDGGMLPPDSAIAVKEAVLPFKRFRTREGQVVDSLLGPEMRSTGEVMGFDDDFGAAFAKSQLSSVTGLPREGCIFVSVANRDKRAMIFPVKRLADLGFDILATTGTADVLRRNGIEAQIVRKHSEGTGANGEPTIVDRILDGEVAMVVNTPSGQGAREDGYAIRAATTSMDRPIITTVQQLAAAVQGIEAQLAGPFKVKPLQDHAKDLDLYGRSLG, from the coding sequence ATGCCGAAGAGGAACGACATCAAGAGCGTTTTGGTCATCGGTTCCGGTCCGATCGTCATCGGTCAGGCATGCGAGTTCGACTATTCGGGGACACAGGCCTGCCGGGTGCTGCGCGAGGAGGGACTGCGCGTCATCCTGGTCAACTCCAACCCGGCGACGATCATGACCGACCCGGAGTTCGCGGACGCGACCTACGTCGAGCCGATCACCCCTGAGGTGGTCGAGACGATCATCGCCAAGGAACGCCCGGACGCCGTGCTCGCGACCCTCGGCGGCCAGACGGCGCTGACCACCGCGATCGCGCTGCAGGATGCCGGTGTCCTGGAGAAGTACGGCTGCCCGCTCATCGGCGCGAGCTTCGAGGCCATTCAGCTCGGTGAGAACCGCGAGCTGTTCAAGGGAGTGGTCGATCACGTCGGCGCCGAGTCCGCGCGGTCCTACATCTGCCACACCATGGATGAATGTCTCTCCGCAGCAGAGGAACTCGGTTATCCGATGGTCGTGCGGCCGTCCTTCACCATGGGTGGCCTCGGCTCCGGATTCGCCTGGAACGAGGAGGATCTTCTCCGCATGGCAGGGTCTGGTCTGCACGACTCTCCCACCCACGAGGTGCTCCTGGAGGAGTCGATCCTGGGGTGGAAGGAGTACGAGCTGGAGATCATGCGCGACCGCGCCGACAACGTGGTCGTCGTCTGTTCGATCGAGAATCTCGACCCGATGGGTGTGCACACCGGTGACTCCATCACCGTCGCACCCGCACTGACCCTGACCGATCGTGAGTACCAGAAGATGCGTGACATCGGTATAGCGGTCATCCGCGAGGTCGGTGTCGAGACCGGTGGCTGCAACATCCAGTTCGCCGTCAACCCGGAGGACGGCCGGATCATCGTCATCGAGATGAACCCGCGCGTGTCTCGGTCATCCGCATTGGCTTCCAAGGCAACGGGTTTCCCGATCGCCAAGATCGCCGCGAAGATGGCGATCGGCTACACGCTGGACGAGGTGCCGAACGACATCACGCGGGAGACGCCGGCCAGTTTCGAGCCGACGCTCGACTACGTGGTGGTGAAGGTCCCGCGTTTCGCGTTCGAGAAGTTCCCGGCCGCCGACCCGACCCTCACCACGACGATGAAGTCGGTCGGCGAGGCCATGGCGATCGGCCGCAATTTCACCGAGGCACTGCAGAAGGCGCTGCGGTCGCTGGAGCGCAATGGGGCGACATTCCACTGGGATCCCGACAACGCACCGAGCCGGCAGATGGGCGAAGCCCTGCTGGAACAGGCCGGCACGCCGACGGATGGCCGGATCGTGTTGGTGCAGCAGGCTCTTCGTGCGGGATTGAGCGTCGAGGAGGTGCACGAAGGGACCAAGATCGACCCGTGGTTCCTCGATCAGATCCAATTGATCAACAAGGTCGCAGGGATCATCGCCGACGCCGATCAGCTCACGCCTGAGCTGCTGCAGCTGGCCAAGCGTCATGGATTCTCCGATGCCCAGATCGCCCAGCTGGCACGTATGCCGGAGGCGGTCGTCCGGGGTCTGCGTTATGCCCTCGGGGTGCGCCCTGTCTACAAGACGGTGGACACCTGCGCCGCCGAGTTCGCCGCACAGACGCCGTACTACTACTCCAGTTATGACCAGGAGTCGGAGGTGTTGCCGCGTGAGCGGCCCGCGGTGATCATCCTCGGCTCGGGCCCCAACCGGATCGGCCAGGGTGTCGAGTTCGACTACTCGTGCGTGCACGCGTCGTTCGCATTGCAGGACAAGGGTTTCGACACCATCATGATCAACTGCAACCCGGAGACGGTGTCGACCGACTACGACACTTCCAGCCGGCTCTACTTCGAGCCGTTGACGCTGGAGGACGTGCTCGAGGTCGTCCATGCCGAGCAGCAGGCCGGCCCCATCGCGGGCGTCATCGTGCAGCTCGGCGGCCAGACGCCACTCGGCCTGGCCCAGGCGCTCAAGGATGCCGGGGTCCCGATCGTCGGCACCTCGCCGGAGGCGATCGACCTCGCCGAGGACCGCGGTGCGTTCGGTCGTGTGCTCGCGGAGGCGGAGCTGCCGTCGCCGAAGCACGGCACGGCATACAGCGTCGACGAGGCACTCGTCGTCGCGCGGGAGATCGGCTACCCGGTCCTGGTGCGGCCGTCCTACGTGCTCGGCGGTCGCGGCATGGAGATCGTGTATGACGACGAGACGCTGACCGACTACGTCAGCCGGGCGACCCGCGCCTCCAGCGATCACCCGGTCCTGGTCGACCGGTTCCTGGACGATGCCGTCGAGATCGACGTGGACGCGTTGTTCGACGGCACCGACATGTACCTCGGCGGCATCATGGAGCACATCGAGGAGGCGGGCATCCATTCCGGTGACTCGGCCTGCACCCTGCCGCCGGTGACCCTGGGCGCGCAGGAGATCGAGCGGGTGCGGACCTCGACACGCCTGCTGGCCGAGGGCGTCGGTGTCCGCGGTCTGATCAACGTGCAGTACGCGCTCGCGCACGACACCCTCTATGTGCTGGAGGCGAATCCTCGTGCCAGCCGGACGGTTCCGTTCGTGGCGAAGTCGACCGGCGTGCCCCTGGCCAAGGCTGCGGCACGGGTCATGCTCGGCGAGTCGATCCAGGAGCTTCGCGACGACGGTCTGCTGCCGCTCGCCGGTGACGGCGGCATGCTGCCGCCGGACTCGGCGATCGCGGTCAAGGAAGCGGTGCTGCCGTTCAAGCGCTTCCGGACGCGCGAGGGACAGGTCGTGGACAGTCTGCTCGGGCCGGAGATGCGCTCGACCGGCGAGGTCATGGGTTTCGACGACGACTTCGGTGCCGCGTTCGCCAAGAGCCAGCTCAGCTCGGTGACCGGACTGCCTCGCGAGGGCTGCATCTTCGTGTCGGTCGCCAACCGCGACAAGCGGGCGATGATCTTCCCGGTGAAGCGACTGGCCGACCTCGGTTTCGACATACTGGCCACGACCGGAACGGCCGATGTGTTGCGCCGCAACGGGATCGAAGCGCAGATTGTCCGCAAGCACAGCGAGGGCACCGGCGCGAACGGTGAGCCGACCATCGTCGACCGCATCCTGGACGGGGAGGTCGCGATGGTGGTCAACACCCCGTCGGGACAGGGCGCGCGCGAGGACGGCTACGCCATCCGCGCGGCGACGACCAGCATGGACCGGCCGATCATCACGACGGTGCAGCAGCTCGCGGCCGCGGTGCAGGGCATCGAGGCCCAGCTGGCCGGGCCGTTCAAGGTGAAACCGCTGCAGGACCATGCCAAGGATCTCGACCTCTACGGCAGGTCGCTGGGATGA
- the pyrF gene encoding orotidine-5'-phosphate decarboxylase: protein MSDDIEPFGIRLGAAVEAHGPVCAGIDPHPSLLEAWDLPVSVKGLRRFAEIAVEAFGGEVALVKPQSAFFERFGAAGIEILEDVLAGLREMGTLSLLDVKRGDIGSTMLAYAQAYLDDSSTLRADAITVSPFLGLGSLAPAFDLARRTGRGVFVLAMTSNPEGASVQHAVWDGDTVGGAIIDAVSELNALAPADGFGDVGMVVGATVGKDIADLGLTERLVQSRAPLLAPGVGAQGATVGDVGRGFGVAASLVLPATSRAVLSAGPDVAALRAALSAVQEEASGLRLRVEQ from the coding sequence ATGAGCGACGACATCGAGCCTTTCGGCATCCGACTCGGTGCCGCGGTCGAGGCGCACGGCCCGGTGTGTGCCGGGATCGACCCGCACCCTTCGCTGCTGGAGGCGTGGGACCTGCCGGTGTCGGTGAAGGGCCTGCGGCGTTTCGCCGAGATCGCCGTCGAGGCGTTCGGCGGCGAGGTGGCGCTGGTCAAGCCGCAGAGTGCGTTCTTCGAGCGCTTCGGCGCCGCCGGGATCGAGATCCTGGAGGATGTCCTTGCCGGGCTGCGCGAGATGGGGACGCTGAGCCTGCTCGACGTCAAACGAGGTGACATCGGCTCGACCATGCTCGCCTACGCACAGGCCTACCTCGACGACTCGTCGACGCTTCGTGCCGATGCGATCACTGTCAGCCCGTTCCTCGGGCTTGGTTCACTGGCACCGGCTTTCGATCTTGCTCGACGGACCGGGCGCGGAGTCTTCGTGCTGGCGATGACGTCGAATCCCGAGGGCGCGTCCGTGCAGCACGCGGTGTGGGACGGCGACACGGTGGGCGGCGCCATCATCGATGCGGTGTCCGAGCTGAACGCCCTGGCGCCTGCCGACGGCTTCGGTGACGTGGGCATGGTGGTGGGTGCAACCGTCGGCAAGGACATTGCCGACCTCGGCCTCACCGAGCGGCTGGTCCAGTCGCGTGCGCCGCTGCTCGCGCCGGGCGTGGGGGCACAGGGCGCGACCGTCGGTGACGTCGGGCGGGGTTTCGGCGTTGCCGCGTCGCTGGTGCTGCCCGCGACGTCCCGGGCGGTCCTGTCCGCCGGCCCGGACGTCGCAGCGCTGCGCGCAGCGCTGTCCGCGGTGCAGGAGGAGGCCTCCGGCCTGCGTCTGCGGGTCGAGCAGTGA
- a CDS encoding universal stress protein, giving the protein MILVGYDGSQQSTAAVRWAAHAALRRQEPLQILSAVPMPVVYGSEFLPASAIQEFAEEASKVAADGARVAREEGVTEVESLGVSANPANALVEASSDASLVVVGNRGHHQLVETMLGSVGHAVSAHAACPVVVVRGVGVDPLARVVVAYDASEPAQRAVEFAAAAAAASGASLHIVGAWDDPAMTYGLPSIGDVNDIAEAVNDDLQAARSTVLARHADLMVTTEVTRGQAAVEIARIAEDAGLLVAGSRGRGGFRSLLLGSVSRRLLATAPCPVAVVR; this is encoded by the coding sequence ATGATCCTTGTCGGGTATGACGGTTCACAACAATCCACTGCGGCGGTTCGCTGGGCCGCACATGCGGCCCTGCGGCGGCAGGAACCCCTGCAGATCCTCTCGGCGGTCCCGATGCCGGTGGTCTACGGCAGCGAGTTCCTCCCGGCGAGTGCCATCCAGGAGTTCGCCGAGGAGGCCTCCAAGGTCGCCGCCGACGGTGCGCGAGTCGCCCGCGAGGAAGGCGTCACCGAGGTGGAATCCCTTGGCGTCTCGGCGAACCCGGCCAATGCGCTGGTCGAGGCGTCGTCGGACGCTTCACTCGTGGTCGTGGGTAACCGAGGGCATCACCAGCTGGTCGAGACGATGCTCGGTTCGGTGGGCCACGCGGTGTCGGCGCACGCGGCGTGCCCGGTGGTCGTCGTCCGCGGCGTCGGAGTGGACCCGCTGGCGCGCGTGGTCGTCGCGTATGACGCATCGGAGCCGGCGCAACGGGCCGTCGAGTTCGCGGCGGCAGCGGCCGCCGCATCGGGTGCGTCCTTGCACATCGTCGGCGCCTGGGACGATCCGGCGATGACCTACGGTCTGCCGTCGATCGGCGACGTCAACGACATCGCGGAGGCCGTCAACGACGACCTGCAGGCCGCGCGCAGCACCGTCCTCGCCCGGCACGCAGACCTGATGGTGACCACCGAGGTCACCCGCGGGCAGGCAGCGGTCGAGATCGCCCGCATCGCCGAGGATGCCGGACTCCTGGTGGCCGGGAGCCGTGGACGTGGCGGTTTCCGGTCGCTGCTACTGGGCTCGGTGAGCCGCCGGCTGCTCGCGACCGCACCCTGCCCGGTCGCGGTGGTGCGCTGA
- a CDS encoding DNA alkylation repair protein yields the protein MTDSLVALIRAELARAADPGLAPGMQAYMKSALPYYGVRVPRVRTLTRAAARQLPPADLAELADAARTLFDRATHREEWYAALALVGMPLARGRRELTGLHEHFAVAGAWWDVVDETAHRIAELHDAQPRHTAGIVRRWSVHDDMWLRRLAIISQLGRRNRVDARLLTEVIEANQADREFFIRKAIGWALREYARQEPEWVRRFVADHEQLSPLSRREALKHLRG from the coding sequence GTGACCGACAGCCTGGTCGCGCTGATCCGTGCGGAGCTGGCCCGGGCCGCCGACCCGGGGCTCGCACCGGGTATGCAGGCGTACATGAAGTCGGCGCTGCCGTACTACGGGGTGCGGGTGCCGCGGGTGCGGACGCTGACGCGTGCCGCCGCGAGGCAGCTGCCGCCCGCGGATCTCGCTGAGCTCGCGGACGCCGCCCGCACCCTGTTCGATCGGGCAACGCACCGCGAGGAGTGGTATGCCGCCCTCGCGCTGGTCGGTATGCCGCTCGCCCGCGGCCGGCGCGAGCTGACCGGTCTGCACGAGCATTTCGCGGTCGCCGGCGCCTGGTGGGACGTCGTCGACGAGACCGCGCACCGCATCGCGGAGCTGCACGATGCGCAGCCTCGTCATACCGCCGGGATCGTGCGCCGCTGGAGCGTTCACGACGACATGTGGTTGCGCCGGTTGGCGATCATCAGCCAGCTGGGCCGGCGGAACCGGGTCGACGCACGGTTGCTGACCGAGGTGATCGAGGCGAACCAGGCGGACCGGGAGTTCTTCATCCGCAAGGCGATCGGCTGGGCGCTGCGGGAGTACGCCCGGCAGGAGCCGGAGTGGGTGCGCCGGTTCGTCGCCGATCACGAGCAGCTCAGCCCACTGTCGCGCCGGGAGGCGCTCAAGCACCTGCGCGGCTGA
- the mihF gene encoding integration host factor, actinobacterial type: MALPQLTPEQRAEALAKAAAARRERAEVKNRLKYAQGSLREVIDAGKDNEVIGKMKVSALLESLPGVGRVRARQIMAEIGIAETRRVRGLGANQVQRLLEHFEQDGDS, translated from the coding sequence GTGGCCCTACCGCAATTGACGCCGGAACAGCGCGCTGAGGCACTCGCCAAGGCGGCAGCGGCGCGACGAGAACGGGCCGAGGTCAAGAACCGCCTGAAGTATGCCCAGGGTTCGCTGCGCGAGGTGATCGACGCGGGCAAGGACAACGAGGTCATCGGCAAGATGAAGGTTTCCGCCCTGCTGGAGTCGCTGCCGGGGGTCGGCCGGGTCCGGGCCCGGCAGATCATGGCCGAGATCGGCATCGCGGAGACCCGCCGGGTGCGGGGGCTGGGCGCCAACCAGGTGCAGCGGCTGCTGGAACACTTTGAGCAGGACGGGGATTCGTGA
- the gmk gene encoding guanylate kinase: MTAAAQPDSGQETAPKNCAPLVVLAGPTAVGKGTVSAYIREHYPEVWLSVSATTRPARPGEVDGKHYHFISQQRFDRMVAEGEFLEHAVVHGRASYGTPRGPVLRAAAEGKLPLLEIDLQGARQVREQMPEAYFVFLAPPSWDELVRRLVGRGTESAAEREVRLATARRELAAQEEFDTTIVNDDVRRAAEELVQLMQQHVCAAPGGARADGQTPTN, from the coding sequence GTGACCGCAGCGGCGCAACCCGACAGCGGTCAGGAGACCGCTCCGAAGAACTGCGCTCCGTTGGTCGTACTCGCCGGTCCGACCGCCGTCGGCAAGGGCACCGTGTCGGCATACATCCGTGAGCACTACCCTGAGGTCTGGCTGTCGGTCTCGGCGACCACGCGGCCGGCCCGCCCGGGGGAGGTCGACGGCAAGCACTACCACTTCATCAGCCAGCAGCGGTTCGACCGGATGGTTGCCGAGGGCGAGTTCCTCGAGCACGCGGTCGTCCACGGCCGGGCCAGTTACGGCACGCCCCGCGGGCCGGTGCTGCGAGCCGCAGCCGAGGGAAAACTGCCGTTGCTGGAGATCGACCTGCAGGGCGCGCGACAGGTCCGGGAGCAGATGCCGGAGGCCTACTTCGTGTTCCTGGCACCGCCCAGCTGGGACGAACTCGTGCGGCGACTGGTCGGGCGGGGCACCGAAAGCGCGGCCGAGAGGGAGGTCCGGCTGGCCACCGCCCGCCGGGAGCTGGCGGCCCAGGAGGAGTTCGACACGACCATCGTCAACGACGATGTTCGGCGTGCGGCCGAGGAACTCGTACAATTGATGCAGCAGCATGTCTGCGCCGCCCCGGGTGGCGCTCGTGCTGACGGTCAAACACCCACCAACTAG
- the rpoZ gene encoding DNA-directed RNA polymerase subunit omega, translating into MSGTKAAPEGITNPPIDDLLQVADSKYALVIYGAKRARQINAYYSQLSEGLLEYVGPLVDSQVNDKPLSIALREINDGLLSIEQVEA; encoded by the coding sequence GTGTCTGGCACCAAGGCTGCCCCCGAGGGCATCACCAACCCGCCGATCGACGACCTGCTGCAGGTCGCCGACTCCAAGTACGCGCTGGTCATCTACGGCGCCAAGCGGGCGCGGCAGATCAACGCCTACTACTCGCAGCTGTCCGAAGGCCTGCTGGAGTATGTCGGGCCGCTCGTCGACAGCCAGGTCAACGACAAGCCGCTGTCGATCGCGCTGCGTGAGATCAACGATGGACTGCTGTCGATCGAGCAGGTCGAAGCCTAA
- the coaBC gene encoding bifunctional phosphopantothenoylcysteine decarboxylase/phosphopantothenate--cysteine ligase CoaBC produces the protein MRIVLGVSGGIAAYKACLLLRRFTESGHDVTVVPTASALNFVGAPTWSALSGKPVADDVWTRVEEVPHVRLGKQADLVVVAPATADLIAKAAHGLADDLLTNTLLTARCPVVIAPAMHTEMWLHPATVANVATLRERGVHVMDPASGRLTGADTGPGRLREPAEIASYALGLVQPAEGSLSGRHVVVSAGGTREPIDPVRFIGNRSSGKQGYALAAVAARRGARVTLVSANAALAVPDGVDLVEVETTVQLQEAVTAAGKDADAVVMAAAPADYRSAAYTDHKIKKTGSGDDLVLQLVENPDIVKGLVAARGAATAPVIVSFAAETGDATGSVMDHARAKFARKGSDLQVVNEVGPGVTFGQDEAVIHILSRAGDETTVGPADKVTLAAAIWDAVEHQLETV, from the coding sequence ATGCGCATCGTTCTCGGCGTCAGCGGGGGTATCGCCGCCTACAAGGCATGCCTGCTGCTGCGCCGGTTCACCGAGTCGGGTCACGACGTCACCGTCGTCCCGACCGCGTCCGCACTCAACTTCGTCGGGGCGCCCACCTGGTCCGCGCTGTCCGGCAAACCCGTCGCCGACGACGTCTGGACCCGGGTCGAGGAGGTTCCGCACGTCCGGCTCGGCAAACAGGCCGACCTCGTCGTGGTGGCACCGGCCACCGCCGACCTGATCGCGAAGGCGGCACACGGCCTGGCCGACGACCTGCTGACCAACACCCTGCTGACCGCCCGCTGCCCGGTCGTCATCGCGCCCGCGATGCACACCGAGATGTGGCTGCACCCGGCGACCGTCGCCAACGTCGCAACGCTGCGCGAACGCGGCGTGCACGTCATGGACCCGGCGTCGGGGCGGCTCACCGGTGCCGACACCGGCCCCGGCCGGCTGCGGGAACCCGCCGAGATCGCCTCCTACGCACTGGGTTTGGTACAGCCCGCCGAGGGGTCGCTGAGTGGCCGGCACGTCGTGGTCTCCGCCGGCGGCACCCGGGAGCCGATCGACCCGGTGCGTTTCATCGGCAACCGGTCGAGCGGGAAGCAGGGTTACGCGCTGGCTGCCGTCGCCGCGCGGCGCGGTGCGCGCGTCACCCTGGTCAGCGCCAATGCCGCGCTTGCCGTCCCGGACGGTGTCGACCTCGTCGAGGTCGAGACGACCGTCCAGCTGCAGGAGGCCGTGACCGCTGCGGGCAAGGACGCGGACGCGGTCGTCATGGCGGCGGCGCCGGCGGACTACCGCTCTGCGGCATACACCGACCACAAGATCAAGAAGACCGGGAGCGGCGACGACCTCGTGCTGCAACTGGTCGAGAACCCCGACATCGTCAAGGGGCTGGTGGCGGCGCGCGGCGCGGCCACCGCACCGGTCATCGTCAGTTTCGCGGCCGAGACCGGTGACGCCACCGGCTCGGTCATGGACCATGCGCGTGCCAAGTTCGCGCGCAAGGGCAGTGATCTGCAGGTGGTCAACGAGGTCGGGCCGGGTGTGACGTTCGGCCAGGACGAGGCCGTCATACACATCCTGAGCCGTGCGGGCGACGAGACCACGGTGGGTCCGGCCGACAAAGTGACGTTGGCCGCAGCCATCTGGGACGCCGTCGAGCACCAGTTGGAAACCGTCTAA
- the metK gene encoding methionine adenosyltransferase: MARLFTSESVTEGHPDKICDQISDSILDAMLAEDPGSRVAVETMVTTGLVHVAGEVRTQSYVPIAKLVRDTIVDVGYDSSLKGFDGRTCGVSISIGDQSVDIAQGVDTAHEHRTEGGTEQRDSQGAGDQGLMFGYACSDTAELMPLPIFLAHRLSERLTSVRKSGELAYLRPDGKTQVTIAYDGDKAVRLDTVVLSTQHAPNISLEGMLEPDIDEHVIRPVLEELAASGNSLDTSAYRKLINPTGKFEIGGPMGDAGLTGRKIIVDTYGGMARHGGGAFSGKDPSKVDRSAAYATRWVAKNVVAAGLADRCEVQVAYAIGKAQPVGLYVETFGTETKPLEQIEKAITTVFDLRPAAIVEELDLLRPIYRATAAYGHFGRTKADGVENAFTWERTDKVDALRSAL, from the coding sequence GTGGCCCGTCTCTTCACCTCGGAATCCGTGACCGAGGGGCACCCCGACAAGATCTGCGACCAGATCAGCGACTCCATCCTGGACGCCATGCTCGCCGAGGACCCGGGATCCCGGGTCGCGGTCGAGACCATGGTCACCACCGGTCTGGTGCACGTCGCAGGTGAGGTGCGCACCCAGAGCTACGTCCCGATCGCCAAGCTCGTCCGGGACACCATCGTCGACGTCGGGTACGACTCCTCCCTCAAGGGCTTCGACGGCCGCACCTGCGGCGTGTCGATCTCGATCGGCGACCAGTCGGTGGACATCGCCCAGGGCGTCGACACCGCGCACGAGCACCGCACCGAGGGGGGCACCGAGCAGCGTGACTCCCAGGGCGCCGGTGACCAGGGCCTGATGTTCGGGTACGCGTGCTCCGACACCGCCGAGCTGATGCCGCTGCCGATCTTCCTGGCCCACCGCCTCTCCGAGCGGCTGACCAGCGTGCGCAAGAGCGGCGAACTCGCCTACCTGCGCCCGGACGGCAAGACCCAGGTCACCATCGCCTACGACGGTGACAAGGCGGTCCGGCTGGACACCGTGGTGCTGTCCACCCAGCACGCCCCGAACATCTCGCTGGAGGGCATGCTCGAGCCGGACATCGACGAGCACGTGATCCGGCCGGTGCTCGAGGAGCTCGCGGCCAGCGGCAACTCGCTGGACACCTCGGCCTACCGCAAGCTGATCAACCCGACCGGCAAGTTCGAGATCGGTGGCCCGATGGGTGATGCCGGTCTGACCGGCCGCAAGATCATTGTCGACACCTACGGCGGTATGGCGCGCCACGGCGGCGGCGCCTTCTCCGGCAAGGACCCGTCGAAGGTGGACCGCTCGGCGGCATACGCCACCCGGTGGGTGGCCAAGAACGTCGTGGCCGCGGGTCTGGCCGACCGGTGCGAGGTGCAGGTCGCCTACGCGATCGGCAAGGCACAGCCGGTGGGCCTGTATGTCGAGACCTTCGGCACCGAGACCAAGCCGCTGGAGCAGATCGAGAAGGCCATCACCACCGTCTTCGATCTGCGCCCCGCTGCCATCGTCGAGGAGCTGGACCTGCTGCGCCCGATCTACAGGGCGACTGCGGCATACGGTCACTTCGGCCGCACCAAGGCGGACGGCGTCGAGAACGCCTTCACCTGGGAGCGCACCGACAAGGTCGACGCGCTGCGCAGCGCGCTCTAG